A DNA window from Actinomadura coerulea contains the following coding sequences:
- a CDS encoding DHA2 family efflux MFS transporter permease subunit, translated as MTAPASPKVADGPLEEPGTGGGLDRGVLATAMVVVLGAIMSILDVTVVNVAINDLAKEFETSLATIQWVATGYTLALATVIPITGWASARFGTKRLYMISIGLFVAGSMLAGLAWSAESLIAFRVLQGLGGGMIMPAGMTILTQAAGPQRVGQVMSIVGVPMLLGPILGPIIGGYLVDDVSWRWIFFINLPIGIIALTLAARILKKDEPKPAERLDFIGLLLLSPGLASLIYGVAKGAEMKDFLKTGSLAFWAVGAVLMLGFVVRALKAENPLIDLRLLKRRSVAAASGTMVLFMAAFMGAMLLLPLYYQTVRGEGALQSGLLLAPQGLGAMITMPIGGKLTDRIGPGRVVLVGMVVVVLSVSGFASILEADTSYWALGGTLFVMGLGMGMTMMPTMAAAIQTLVHDEVPRASTMLNIIQQVSASIGTALISVLLANRLVSELGGGAGGEIGSAEKVPPAIMQKIAGPMADAFQHTYWYSAGLLLLAFLPALLLPRKKPQTPMVDAPMPMH; from the coding sequence TTGACCGCTCCCGCATCTCCCAAGGTGGCGGACGGCCCGCTGGAGGAACCCGGCACCGGAGGAGGCCTGGACCGCGGTGTGCTCGCCACGGCCATGGTGGTCGTCCTCGGGGCGATCATGTCCATCCTGGACGTGACGGTCGTCAATGTCGCGATCAACGACCTGGCGAAGGAGTTCGAGACCTCGCTGGCGACGATCCAGTGGGTCGCGACCGGCTACACCCTGGCGCTCGCCACCGTGATCCCCATCACGGGTTGGGCCTCGGCCCGGTTCGGCACCAAGCGCCTCTACATGATCTCCATCGGGCTGTTCGTCGCCGGTTCGATGCTGGCGGGCCTGGCCTGGTCCGCCGAGTCGCTGATCGCCTTCCGGGTGCTGCAGGGCCTGGGCGGCGGCATGATCATGCCGGCCGGCATGACGATCCTGACCCAGGCGGCGGGGCCGCAGCGGGTCGGCCAGGTGATGAGCATCGTCGGCGTGCCGATGCTGCTCGGCCCGATCCTCGGCCCGATCATCGGCGGCTACCTCGTCGACGACGTGTCGTGGCGCTGGATCTTCTTCATCAACCTGCCGATCGGCATCATCGCGCTGACGCTGGCCGCGCGGATCCTCAAGAAGGACGAGCCTAAGCCGGCCGAGCGCCTCGACTTCATCGGGCTCCTCCTGCTCTCCCCCGGCCTCGCCTCGCTGATCTACGGTGTGGCCAAGGGCGCCGAGATGAAGGACTTCCTGAAGACCGGATCGCTGGCCTTCTGGGCGGTCGGCGCCGTGCTGATGCTCGGCTTCGTGGTCCGCGCGCTGAAGGCCGAGAACCCGCTGATCGACCTGAGGCTGCTCAAGCGGCGCTCGGTGGCGGCCGCCTCCGGCACGATGGTGCTGTTCATGGCCGCGTTCATGGGCGCGATGCTGCTGCTGCCGCTGTACTACCAGACCGTGCGCGGCGAGGGCGCCCTCCAGTCCGGCCTGCTGCTGGCCCCGCAGGGCCTCGGCGCGATGATCACGATGCCGATCGGCGGCAAGCTGACCGACCGGATCGGCCCCGGCCGGGTCGTGCTGGTCGGCATGGTCGTCGTGGTGCTGTCGGTGTCGGGCTTCGCCTCGATCCTAGAGGCCGACACCTCCTACTGGGCCCTCGGCGGGACGCTGTTCGTGATGGGCCTCGGCATGGGCATGACGATGATGCCGACCATGGCGGCGGCCATCCAGACGCTCGTCCACGACGAGGTGCCGCGGGCGAGCACGATGCTGAACATCATCCAGCAGGTGTCCGCGTCCATCGGCACCGCGCTGATCTCCGTCCTGCTGGCCAACCGGCTGGTCTCGGAGCTCGGCGGCGGGGCCGGCGGCGAGATCGGCAGCGCCGAGAAGGTGCCGCCTGCGATCATGCAGAAGATCGCCGGACCGATGGCGGACGCGTTCCAGCACACCTACTGGTACTCGGCCGGGCTGCTGCTGCTGGCCTTCCTGCCGGCGCTGCTGCTGCCGCGCAAGAAGCCGCAGACCCCCATGGTCGACGCGCCGATGCCGATGCACTAG
- a CDS encoding TfoX/Sxy family protein, with the protein MTYDERLAERVEDLLGVRRDATPKRMFGGIAWMVNGNMAVVVRGKGGLMVRVSPDDHDALLAEPGAATTAMRGHPMRGWITVSPEACTEPSDVAAWVDRGLAYALSLPSK; encoded by the coding sequence GTGACCTACGACGAGCGATTGGCCGAGCGCGTGGAGGATCTCCTCGGGGTGAGGCGGGACGCGACCCCGAAGCGGATGTTCGGCGGCATCGCCTGGATGGTGAACGGCAACATGGCCGTGGTGGTGAGGGGCAAGGGCGGACTGATGGTCCGGGTCTCCCCGGACGACCACGACGCGCTGCTCGCCGAGCCGGGCGCCGCCACGACGGCCATGCGCGGTCATCCGATGAGGGGATGGATCACGGTCTCGCCGGAAGCCTGCACCGAGCCCTCCGACGTCGCCGCGTGGGTGGACCGAGGGCTCGCGTACGCTCTGTCCCTGCCCTCGAAGTAG
- a CDS encoding alpha/beta hydrolase codes for MTAFFDEPVAPFAAVNRSRAIAAGVDPCQYDAVTAGLDSLREWTDAFTRTGREHLARAGKARLPRSAGEAFRDAALWFHFATVLPNPDLAGHGRAAAASADALRRSLARLAPDAEHLTAPDLTGVLRRPSPEAPLVVLVPGMNSGKVEFMPIAEALLHRGLAVLAIDGPGQGELAVRGPWTPDYHRIVRQALDAVDGLPARIGLVGLSMGGFLASVAARHEPRIDAVVTVSGPTALTWDELPPYVTESFVLRMGGEAAARAFAGRVTAPPVPQPLRVLDGGLDVIPGVANGAELARRAADGEYVLLPEGNHLLENCRWAWLPDTLDWLAARLGHDPASAVTRQVGTGTPTTPSGS; via the coding sequence ATGACCGCCTTCTTCGACGAGCCCGTCGCCCCCTTCGCCGCCGTCAACCGGTCCCGTGCCATTGCCGCAGGCGTCGACCCCTGCCAGTACGACGCGGTCACCGCCGGCCTGGACTCCCTGCGCGAGTGGACGGACGCGTTCACGCGGACCGGGCGGGAGCATCTCGCCCGCGCCGGGAAGGCACGGCTGCCGCGCTCGGCGGGCGAGGCGTTCCGCGACGCCGCGCTGTGGTTCCATTTCGCCACGGTGCTGCCGAACCCCGACCTCGCCGGGCACGGGCGGGCCGCCGCCGCGTCCGCCGACGCCCTGCGCCGCTCGCTCGCCCGCCTCGCGCCGGACGCCGAGCACCTCACGGCCCCTGATCTCACCGGCGTCCTGCGGCGTCCGTCCCCGGAGGCCCCCCTGGTCGTCCTGGTGCCGGGCATGAACTCCGGCAAGGTCGAGTTCATGCCGATCGCCGAGGCCCTCCTGCACCGCGGACTGGCCGTGCTCGCCATCGACGGACCCGGTCAGGGAGAGCTCGCCGTCCGCGGCCCCTGGACCCCGGACTACCACCGGATCGTGAGGCAGGCCCTCGACGCCGTGGACGGCCTGCCGGCCCGCATCGGACTGGTCGGGCTGAGCATGGGCGGCTTCCTCGCCTCCGTCGCCGCGCGGCACGAACCCCGGATCGACGCCGTCGTCACCGTCAGCGGGCCCACCGCCCTCACCTGGGACGAGCTCCCGCCGTACGTGACGGAGTCGTTCGTACTGCGCATGGGCGGGGAGGCGGCCGCCCGCGCGTTCGCCGGCCGGGTGACCGCTCCCCCGGTTCCGCAGCCGCTGCGCGTCCTGGACGGCGGGCTGGACGTCATCCCGGGCGTCGCCAACGGCGCGGAGCTGGCCCGCCGGGCGGCGGACGGCGAGTACGTCCTGCTGCCCGAGGGCAACCATCTCCTGGAGAACTGCCGCTGGGCCTGGCTTCCCGACACGCTCGACTGGCTCGCCGCCCGGCTGGGTCACGACCCGGCATCCGCCGTCACCCGCCAGGTCGGGACGGGAACGCCTACGACCCCCTCCGGCTCTTAG
- a CDS encoding zinc-binding dehydrogenase, with protein sequence MKALFPEAGSVSFGEADEPVPAPDEALVKVAAFSVNRGETFQLESDRPGWRPGKDVAGLVVQAAADGSGPPAGSRVVGHPPSAGWAEYAAVPTASLAEIPGSVPVRSAAALPLAGLTALRLLRASGATAGTRVLLTGASGGVGHCFVELAAAAGAEVTAVTATPERGRRLAELGATVVHGVRDAAGPFDVALESTGGDDLPLALARVAPGGTLIWFGQASRRPVTLDFFDFFDGPESASIRHFHYAGAPYGEDLATLVRLTAAGRLHPELGRVADWSETAAVLTDLRERRVRGNAVLTLEQNR encoded by the coding sequence GTGAAAGCACTCTTTCCCGAAGCGGGATCGGTGTCGTTCGGCGAGGCCGACGAGCCGGTCCCCGCTCCCGACGAGGCGCTGGTGAAGGTCGCGGCGTTCTCGGTGAACCGGGGCGAGACGTTCCAGCTGGAGTCCGACCGGCCCGGCTGGCGGCCCGGCAAGGACGTCGCGGGCCTCGTGGTCCAGGCGGCGGCCGACGGGTCGGGGCCCCCGGCCGGCAGCCGGGTCGTGGGGCATCCGCCGTCGGCGGGCTGGGCGGAGTACGCCGCCGTCCCCACCGCGTCGCTCGCCGAGATCCCCGGCTCCGTGCCCGTGCGGTCGGCCGCCGCGCTGCCGCTGGCCGGGCTCACCGCGCTGCGCCTGCTGCGCGCGTCCGGCGCCACGGCCGGGACCCGCGTCCTGCTGACGGGCGCGTCCGGCGGAGTCGGGCACTGCTTCGTCGAGCTCGCGGCCGCCGCGGGAGCCGAGGTCACCGCCGTCACGGCCACTCCCGAGCGCGGGCGGCGGCTCGCCGAGCTGGGCGCCACGGTCGTGCACGGCGTGCGGGACGCGGCCGGCCCGTTCGACGTCGCCCTGGAGTCCACGGGCGGGGACGACCTGCCGCTCGCGCTGGCGCGCGTGGCGCCCGGCGGCACGCTGATCTGGTTCGGGCAGGCGAGCCGCCGGCCCGTCACGCTGGACTTCTTCGACTTCTTCGACGGCCCCGAGTCCGCGTCCATCAGGCACTTCCACTACGCGGGCGCCCCGTACGGGGAGGACCTCGCCACGCTCGTCCGGCTGACGGCGGCCGGGCGCCTCCACCCCGAACTCGGCCGCGTCGCCGACTGGAGCGAGACCGCCGCCGTCCTCACCGACCTCCGCGAACGCCGCGTGCGCGGCAACGCCGTCCTCACCCTGGAGCAGAACCGATGA
- a CDS encoding LysR family transcriptional regulator: protein MDLDLGQVRAFVAVADHLHFGRAAEELAISQQAVSKRLARLEAALGVPLLTRGNVEPTGAGRRFLEPARELLRAADAAAGAVHAVGRPLRIDLWGHLYGPARTVAPVIGARPELDVELGMSRDLPAAAAALLRGDIDAAFGRVHPPLPDGVAHRLVRLEPVDVLVAAGHPLAAASSVRPSDLAGRDLWFPAAVDRLDFISRFCDEFGARAVSGGANLGVEHLPAGLLAEPGRITLFPADARLPGTPEVRAIPLVDPVPLYAWSLMWPRQSPHPMIPALVKRFAEHGRRHRWLEYDPARDWLPGEQAPAD, encoded by the coding sequence ATGGACCTCGACCTCGGCCAGGTGCGCGCGTTCGTCGCCGTCGCCGACCACCTGCACTTCGGGCGGGCCGCCGAGGAGCTGGCGATCAGCCAGCAGGCGGTGTCCAAGCGGCTGGCCAGGCTGGAGGCGGCGCTCGGGGTCCCGCTCCTCACCCGCGGGAACGTGGAGCCCACCGGCGCGGGGCGCCGTTTCCTGGAGCCGGCGCGGGAGCTGCTGCGGGCCGCGGACGCCGCGGCCGGCGCCGTCCACGCCGTCGGCCGGCCGCTGCGGATCGACCTCTGGGGCCACCTGTACGGCCCGGCCCGGACGGTCGCCCCGGTGATCGGCGCACGACCGGAGCTCGACGTCGAACTCGGCATGAGCCGCGACCTCCCCGCCGCTGCGGCGGCACTGCTGCGCGGCGACATCGACGCCGCGTTCGGGCGCGTGCACCCGCCGCTGCCGGACGGGGTGGCGCACCGCCTCGTCCGGCTCGAACCCGTGGACGTCCTCGTCGCCGCCGGGCATCCGCTCGCCGCCGCGTCCAGCGTCCGCCCGTCCGACCTCGCCGGACGCGACCTGTGGTTCCCCGCGGCCGTCGACCGGCTCGACTTCATCAGCCGGTTCTGCGACGAGTTCGGCGCCCGCGCCGTGTCCGGCGGCGCCAACCTCGGTGTGGAGCACCTGCCGGCCGGCCTGCTCGCGGAGCCGGGACGGATCACGTTGTTCCCCGCCGACGCCCGGCTGCCCGGCACGCCGGAAGTCCGGGCGATCCCCCTCGTCGACCCGGTCCCGCTCTACGCCTGGTCGCTGATGTGGCCGCGGCAGTCGCCGCACCCGATGATCCCCGCGCTGGTCAAAAGGTTCGCCGAGCACGGGCGGCGGCACCGCTGGCTGGAGTACGACCCGGCCCGCGACTGGCTGCCCGGCGAGCAGGCCCCCGCGGACTGA
- a CDS encoding FkbM family methyltransferase gives MLLRAYGIARSLVMYHGIPGRHRRASRLYGEFLGPGDLAFDIGAHVGGRVRVWRGLGARVVAVEPQPDCLRVLRLFFGRDRGVTLVPGAAGAEPGRAHLALSTATPTVSSMSPGWIRAVTTDRGFARVRWDRSIGVDVTTLDELIALHGVPAFCKIDVEGFEAEVLAGLSRPLPALSFEYVPSAHDASLEALDLVDRLGGYVYNYSPIETMRLASPRWLDAAELRRRLERIRPRGRSGDIYARLGASGR, from the coding sequence ATGCTGCTGCGCGCCTACGGGATCGCTCGCTCACTGGTCATGTACCACGGGATTCCGGGCAGGCACCGGCGCGCGTCCCGCCTCTACGGGGAGTTCCTCGGGCCCGGCGACCTGGCGTTCGACATCGGCGCGCACGTGGGCGGCCGGGTGCGCGTGTGGCGGGGGCTGGGAGCGCGCGTCGTCGCGGTGGAGCCGCAGCCCGACTGCCTGCGCGTCCTGCGCCTGTTCTTCGGCCGCGACCGCGGCGTCACGCTCGTGCCGGGCGCCGCGGGCGCCGAGCCCGGGCGGGCGCACCTGGCCCTGTCCACCGCGACGCCGACGGTGTCCTCGATGTCTCCCGGCTGGATCAGGGCGGTGACGACGGACCGCGGCTTCGCCCGCGTCCGCTGGGACCGCTCGATCGGCGTCGACGTGACCACGCTGGACGAGCTCATCGCCCTGCACGGCGTGCCGGCCTTCTGCAAGATCGACGTCGAGGGCTTCGAGGCGGAGGTGCTGGCGGGGCTGTCCCGGCCGCTGCCCGCCCTGTCGTTCGAGTACGTGCCGTCGGCGCACGACGCCTCACTGGAGGCACTGGACCTCGTCGACCGGCTGGGCGGCTACGTCTACAACTACTCCCCCATCGAGACGATGCGGCTGGCCAGTCCCCGCTGGCTCGACGCGGCCGAGCTGCGGCGGCGGCTGGAGCGGATCCGTCCGCGCGGGCGGTCCGGCGACATCTACGCCCGTCTCGGGGCATCCGGCCGGTAA
- a CDS encoding acyl-CoA dehydrogenase family protein — translation MIDFTLGEEQEELRRTVERFARESVAPVIGDLYERGEFPYEIVAAMGKMGLFGLPFPEEHGGMGGDYFTLCLALEELARVDSSVAITLEAGVSLGAMPIYRFGSAEQKERWLPRLTSGERLAGFGLTEPGGGSDVPGGMRTTARLDGDSWVINGSKSFITNAGTDITAFVTVTAFTGDGEISTILVPTGTPGFTVGRKYSKVGWSASDTRELSFDDVRVPAENLVGERGRGYAQFLRILDEGRIAIAALSVGLAQGCVDECLRYVREREAFGREIGRYQAIQFKIADMETRTHTARLAYYAAAARMLAGEPFKKEAAIAKLVASNAAMDNARDATQVFGGYGFMNEYAVGRFYRDAKILEVGEGTSEVQRMLIARALGLPPS, via the coding sequence ATGATCGACTTCACGCTCGGCGAGGAGCAGGAGGAGCTGCGGCGCACGGTCGAGCGGTTCGCCCGCGAGAGCGTCGCCCCGGTGATCGGGGACCTGTACGAGCGCGGGGAGTTCCCCTACGAGATCGTCGCCGCGATGGGCAAGATGGGCCTGTTCGGGCTGCCGTTCCCGGAGGAGCACGGCGGCATGGGCGGCGACTACTTCACGCTCTGCCTCGCCCTGGAGGAGCTGGCGCGCGTCGACTCGTCCGTCGCGATCACCCTGGAGGCCGGGGTGTCGCTGGGCGCGATGCCGATCTACCGGTTCGGGTCCGCCGAGCAGAAGGAGCGGTGGCTGCCGCGGCTCACCTCGGGCGAGCGCCTCGCGGGCTTCGGGCTGACCGAGCCGGGCGGCGGGTCCGACGTCCCCGGCGGCATGCGCACCACGGCCCGGCTGGACGGCGACTCCTGGGTGATCAACGGGTCCAAGTCGTTCATCACCAACGCCGGCACCGACATCACCGCGTTCGTGACCGTGACCGCCTTCACCGGCGACGGCGAGATCTCCACGATCCTCGTCCCGACCGGGACCCCGGGTTTCACGGTCGGGCGCAAGTACTCCAAGGTCGGCTGGTCGGCGTCCGACACGCGGGAGCTGTCGTTCGACGACGTCCGCGTCCCGGCCGAGAACCTCGTCGGCGAGCGCGGCCGGGGGTACGCCCAGTTCCTGAGGATCCTGGACGAGGGGCGCATCGCGATCGCCGCGCTGTCGGTCGGGCTCGCCCAGGGCTGCGTGGACGAGTGCCTGCGCTACGTCCGCGAGCGGGAGGCGTTCGGCAGGGAGATCGGCCGCTACCAGGCGATCCAGTTCAAGATCGCCGACATGGAGACCCGGACGCACACGGCCCGGCTCGCCTACTACGCGGCGGCCGCGCGGATGCTGGCCGGCGAGCCGTTCAAGAAGGAGGCCGCGATCGCCAAGCTGGTGGCCTCCAACGCCGCGATGGACAACGCCCGCGACGCCACGCAGGTCTTCGGCGGCTACGGCTTCATGAACGAGTACGCCGTCGGCCGGTTCTACCGCGACGCCAAGATCCTGGAAGTGGGCGAGGGCACCTCGGAGGTGCAGCGCATGCTGATCGCCCGCGCCCTCGGCCTCCCGCCGTCCTGA
- a CDS encoding hydroxymethylglutaryl-CoA lyase: protein MTVPVPLSGLPGRVTIYEVGPRDGLQNEQAVVPAEVKAEFVTRLADAGLRTIETTSFVHPRWVPQLADAEQLLDILPRSPELRYPVLVPNERGLDRALANGVTEIAIFGSATETFARRNLNRTVDESLAMFAPVVERARAEGLWVRAYVSMVCGDPWEGDVPVEQVVSVASRMMDMGCSQLSLGDTIGVGTPGQVTALIEALAGAGIGTDRLAVHFHDTYGQALANTLAALRAGVTVVDSSAGGLGGCPYAESATGNLATEDLVWMLNGLGVETGVDLDGLAATSRWMADRLGRPSPSRVVQALSPGSE from the coding sequence ATGACGGTGCCGGTACCCCTTTCCGGCCTTCCCGGGCGGGTCACGATCTACGAGGTCGGGCCGCGGGACGGGCTGCAGAACGAGCAGGCGGTCGTCCCCGCCGAGGTCAAGGCGGAGTTCGTGACCCGGCTGGCGGACGCGGGGCTGCGCACGATCGAGACGACCAGCTTCGTCCACCCCAGGTGGGTGCCGCAGCTCGCCGACGCCGAGCAGCTCCTCGACATCCTGCCGCGCTCCCCCGAGCTGCGGTATCCCGTCCTGGTGCCGAACGAGCGGGGCCTGGACCGGGCGCTCGCCAACGGCGTCACCGAGATCGCGATCTTCGGCAGCGCCACCGAGACGTTCGCCCGCCGCAACCTCAACCGCACCGTGGACGAGTCCCTCGCGATGTTCGCCCCGGTCGTGGAACGCGCGCGCGCCGAGGGGCTCTGGGTGCGCGCCTACGTGTCGATGGTGTGCGGCGACCCGTGGGAGGGCGACGTCCCCGTCGAGCAGGTCGTGTCCGTCGCGTCCCGCATGATGGACATGGGCTGCTCCCAGCTCAGCCTCGGCGACACCATCGGCGTCGGCACTCCAGGCCAGGTCACCGCGCTCATCGAGGCGCTGGCCGGGGCGGGCATCGGCACCGACCGCCTCGCCGTCCACTTCCACGACACCTACGGGCAGGCGCTGGCCAACACCCTCGCCGCGCTCCGCGCGGGCGTCACCGTCGTGGACTCCTCGGCCGGCGGACTCGGCGGCTGCCCGTACGCCGAGAGCGCCACCGGAAACCTGGCCACCGAGGACCTCGTCTGGATGCTGAACGGCCTCGGCGTCGAGACGGGCGTCGACCTCGACGGGCTCGCGGCCACGAGCCGCTGGATGGCGGACCGGCTGGGCCGTCCCAGCCCGTCCCGCGTAGTGCAGGCCCTGTCACCTGGATCGGAGTAG
- a CDS encoding biotin carboxylase N-terminal domain-containing protein — translation MFDSVLVANRGEIAVRVFRTLRRLGIRSVAVHTRADALGRHVREADEALLIPSYLDIEAVVEAARGAGASAVHPGYGFLAENTAFARACGEAGLVFVGPPAGAIEAMGDKIRAKRTVAAAGVPVVPGRDEPGLSDAELEAAALEVGLPVLLKPSAGGGGKGMRLVRDAADLPEAIASARREARGSFGDDTLLAERFVENPRHIEIQVFADAHGGAVHLGERECSLQRRHQKIVEEAPSPLLDAAARERMGAAAVAAAQAVGYVGAGTVEYIVSADRPDEFFFMEMNTRLQVEHPVTELVTGLDLVELQLRVAAGEPLPFTQDGVRLDGHSIEARVYAEDPARGFLPTGGRVLALDEPATARVDSGLDVGTEVGGSYDPMLAKVIVHGADRAEALRRLDRALASYTLLGVPTNVAFLRALLRHPSVVSGDLDTGLVERSLDDLVAGASVPPEVLAAAALERMLDLESGDDPWDVPDGWRPGAHAWAPWIITPSGGDPVEVRVQGRAASARVAVGGEPPVAASLTRPFTLTYGGRTTSFAGARDGRTLWLGRDGHAWALSEHVRAEGGADAAAAGDGVLRSPMPGTVLAVKAAEGDRVEAGQPLVVVEAMKMEHTVTAPLAGVVAKLPVRAGAQVALDAVLAMIEEA, via the coding sequence ATGTTCGACAGCGTCCTGGTCGCCAACCGCGGGGAGATCGCCGTCCGCGTCTTCCGCACGCTGCGGCGGCTCGGCATCCGGTCCGTGGCCGTCCACACCCGGGCCGACGCCCTGGGGCGCCATGTGCGGGAGGCGGACGAGGCCCTGCTGATCCCGTCGTACCTGGACATCGAGGCGGTCGTCGAGGCCGCCCGCGGCGCCGGCGCGTCCGCCGTCCACCCCGGCTACGGGTTCCTCGCCGAGAACACGGCGTTCGCGCGGGCCTGCGGCGAGGCGGGGCTGGTGTTCGTCGGCCCGCCGGCCGGGGCGATCGAGGCGATGGGCGACAAGATCCGCGCGAAGCGGACCGTCGCGGCCGCCGGCGTCCCGGTGGTCCCCGGGCGCGACGAGCCCGGCCTGTCCGACGCCGAGCTGGAGGCCGCGGCGCTGGAGGTCGGGCTGCCGGTGCTGCTCAAGCCGTCCGCGGGCGGCGGCGGGAAGGGCATGCGGCTCGTCCGGGACGCCGCGGACCTGCCGGAGGCGATCGCGTCCGCCCGGCGGGAGGCGCGTGGCTCGTTCGGCGACGACACGCTGCTCGCGGAGCGGTTCGTCGAGAACCCGCGGCACATCGAGATCCAGGTCTTCGCCGACGCGCACGGCGGCGCCGTCCACCTCGGCGAGCGCGAGTGCAGCCTCCAACGCCGGCACCAGAAGATCGTCGAGGAGGCGCCGTCCCCGCTGCTGGACGCCGCCGCGCGCGAGCGGATGGGCGCCGCCGCCGTCGCCGCCGCGCAGGCCGTCGGGTACGTGGGCGCCGGGACGGTCGAGTACATCGTCTCGGCCGACCGCCCCGACGAGTTCTTCTTCATGGAGATGAACACCCGGCTCCAGGTCGAGCACCCCGTGACCGAACTCGTCACGGGACTCGACCTGGTCGAGCTCCAGCTCCGGGTGGCGGCGGGAGAGCCGCTGCCGTTCACGCAGGACGGGGTGCGCCTGGACGGCCACTCCATCGAGGCCCGCGTCTACGCCGAGGACCCGGCGCGCGGATTCCTGCCCACCGGCGGGCGCGTGCTCGCCCTCGACGAGCCCGCGACCGCGCGGGTCGACTCCGGGCTCGACGTCGGGACGGAGGTCGGCGGCTCCTACGACCCCATGCTCGCCAAGGTCATCGTCCACGGCGCCGACCGCGCCGAGGCGCTGCGCAGGCTCGACCGCGCGCTCGCGTCCTACACGCTGCTCGGCGTCCCCACGAACGTCGCGTTCCTGCGCGCGCTGCTGCGGCACCCCTCGGTCGTGTCGGGCGATCTCGACACCGGCCTGGTCGAGCGCTCCCTGGACGACCTCGTCGCGGGCGCGTCCGTGCCGCCCGAGGTGCTCGCCGCCGCCGCGCTGGAGCGGATGCTCGACCTGGAGTCCGGCGACGACCCGTGGGACGTCCCGGACGGCTGGCGCCCCGGCGCCCACGCCTGGGCGCCGTGGATCATCACCCCGTCCGGCGGCGACCCGGTGGAGGTCCGCGTCCAGGGCAGGGCGGCGTCCGCGCGCGTCGCCGTCGGCGGTGAGCCTCCGGTCGCCGCGTCGCTCACCAGGCCGTTCACCCTGACCTACGGGGGAAGGACGACCTCGTTCGCCGGCGCCCGGGACGGGCGCACCCTGTGGCTCGGGCGCGACGGGCACGCGTGGGCGCTGAGCGAGCACGTCCGCGCCGAGGGCGGCGCCGACGCCGCGGCCGCGGGCGACGGCGTGCTGCGCAGCCCGATGCCCGGGACGGTGCTGGCGGTCAAGGCGGCCGAGGGCGACCGCGTCGAGGCCGGGCAGCCTCTCGTGGTCGTCGAGGCGATGAAGATGGAGCACACCGTCACCGCGCCGCTCGCCGGCGTCGTGGCGAAGCTGCCGGTCCGCGCGGGCGCGCAGGTCGCCCTGGACGCGGTGCTGGCCATGATCGAGGAGGCATGA